In the Maribacter sp. MJ134 genome, one interval contains:
- a CDS encoding c-type cytochrome has product MYKSIILPLVVSIFILSSCKKGTETSTLESKQEIVFNLPEGFVLEELYQPSRHDQGSWVAMTKDSENKIYACDQYGKIYYFNAPKIDETLKPEDVHPLALEIGEAHGLLWSHNSLYVAVNKEWEDTKVDKQQNGSGIYRVTDSNDDGILDTFKMMLKLEGHGEHGPHSLVPSPDGKEIYFIAGNYTRIPEKLKEKSRLPRNWGEDNLFEPYLDARGHANDIKAPGGWIGKFNPDGTNWELVSAGYRNPFDMAFNGDGELFTYDADMEWDIGMPWYRPTRICHVTSGSEYGWRTGSGKWPAYYPDALPAVHNLEQGSPTAVLSGMELNFPDIYSHGLLVMDWSFGTIYFADLKAKGSSYTADRKEFLSGTPLPLTDMIAGTDGNLYFTTGGRRIDSHLFRLRYVGDDLADAEVRLEEQERSLRELRHSLENYHSSQSPKGIELAWANLNHDDRFIRYAARIALEHQPVKQWFHKFLEERDAKKIIAASIALARQGSPDMQTKILKKLDPIMLETQDTGHQLNMLRAYELLFIRLGEPSENDKIKTAKKLNAYFPHASAVMNRELGQLLLYLDADGITGKLVVLLDKHTKERTTLSKDFLSEEITQRSEQYGPLIREILEKMPPSEAIYYGVLLSHAVKGWTKNDREKYFNWFYDVLNAKGGLSFKPGMENIRLAAMKNVPENEKKYFQEVSGVYAPGAAVADLPQPIGPGNEYTGNDISKIIWGEELADYKVNYERGKRAFEAGMCILCHRMRGEGAAIGPDLTQAHTKFSNSAMLFATYSPNDQISDQYANTLLHLKDDKKISGRIKSENDTMVVLMPNPFNESYTVEIAKGDITKQELSPLSPMPSGLLNRLNPEEIKDLLTFLLAGGDENHKLYQPK; this is encoded by the coding sequence ATGTACAAATCAATCATACTACCTCTGGTAGTGTCTATCTTTATCCTATCCTCCTGTAAAAAAGGCACAGAAACTTCTACTTTAGAGTCCAAGCAAGAAATAGTTTTTAATTTACCGGAAGGTTTCGTTTTAGAGGAATTATACCAACCAAGCAGACATGACCAAGGCTCTTGGGTCGCCATGACCAAGGATTCGGAAAACAAAATCTATGCGTGCGATCAGTACGGTAAAATATACTATTTTAACGCCCCTAAAATAGATGAGACATTAAAACCAGAGGATGTACATCCCCTAGCCTTAGAAATTGGCGAGGCCCATGGTCTTTTATGGTCCCATAATAGCCTCTATGTTGCCGTAAATAAAGAATGGGAGGACACCAAAGTTGATAAACAACAGAATGGTAGTGGTATTTACAGGGTAACAGACAGTAATGACGATGGCATATTGGATACCTTTAAAATGATGTTAAAGCTAGAAGGTCATGGAGAACACGGGCCACATAGTCTTGTACCCTCACCGGACGGAAAGGAAATTTATTTTATTGCTGGCAACTATACCCGTATCCCCGAAAAGCTAAAAGAAAAAAGTCGGTTGCCTAGAAACTGGGGAGAAGATAATTTATTCGAACCGTATCTGGACGCTAGAGGTCACGCAAACGATATTAAGGCTCCCGGTGGTTGGATAGGGAAGTTTAATCCCGATGGTACAAACTGGGAACTAGTTTCGGCCGGATACAGAAATCCTTTTGATATGGCATTCAATGGGGATGGGGAACTATTCACTTACGATGCCGATATGGAATGGGATATTGGAATGCCGTGGTACCGGCCCACCAGAATTTGCCATGTTACCAGTGGAAGCGAGTACGGATGGCGTACAGGCTCCGGGAAATGGCCAGCGTACTATCCAGATGCATTACCTGCAGTACATAATCTAGAACAAGGCTCACCTACCGCCGTTCTTTCGGGTATGGAATTGAACTTTCCAGATATATATTCGCATGGGTTACTAGTAATGGATTGGAGTTTTGGCACCATTTATTTTGCAGATTTAAAGGCAAAAGGAAGCAGTTACACCGCAGATCGCAAGGAGTTTTTATCGGGAACTCCCCTACCCTTGACAGATATGATAGCGGGTACCGATGGGAACCTGTATTTTACAACTGGAGGTCGTAGAATAGATTCTCATTTATTTCGATTACGCTATGTCGGTGACGACCTTGCGGATGCCGAGGTACGGTTGGAAGAGCAAGAACGATCTCTTCGGGAATTACGCCATAGCCTTGAGAATTACCATTCCTCCCAGTCGCCTAAAGGTATTGAACTCGCTTGGGCCAATTTGAACCATGACGACCGTTTTATAAGGTATGCGGCACGCATTGCTTTAGAACATCAACCTGTGAAACAATGGTTTCATAAATTTTTAGAGGAACGAGATGCCAAAAAAATTATAGCGGCAAGTATTGCATTGGCCAGACAGGGCAGTCCTGATATGCAAACCAAAATCCTGAAAAAATTAGACCCGATTATGCTTGAAACACAGGATACCGGGCACCAATTAAACATGCTGCGGGCCTATGAACTACTCTTTATACGTTTAGGAGAACCCAGTGAAAATGATAAAATCAAAACTGCTAAAAAGCTCAATGCTTACTTTCCGCATGCCAGTGCTGTAATGAATAGAGAACTTGGACAGTTATTACTCTATTTAGATGCCGATGGTATAACAGGAAAGTTGGTAGTACTACTGGATAAGCATACCAAGGAACGAACTACGCTCTCCAAGGATTTTCTTTCCGAAGAAATCACCCAAAGGAGCGAACAATATGGTCCATTAATCCGAGAAATACTAGAGAAAATGCCTCCCAGTGAAGCCATCTACTATGGCGTACTCCTGAGTCATGCAGTCAAAGGATGGACCAAAAATGATAGAGAAAAATATTTCAACTGGTTCTATGATGTGCTCAATGCCAAGGGAGGTTTAAGTTTTAAACCTGGCATGGAGAACATTCGTTTAGCAGCCATGAAAAATGTACCGGAGAATGAAAAAAAGTACTTTCAGGAAGTATCAGGTGTATATGCTCCAGGGGCAGCGGTCGCGGACTTACCACAACCTATTGGACCTGGAAATGAATATACGGGTAACGATATAAGTAAAATAATCTGGGGAGAGGAATTAGCAGATTACAAGGTGAATTATGAACGGGGAAAACGTGCTTTTGAAGCGGGAATGTGCATCTTGTGTCACCGGATGCGGGGTGAAGGGGCCGCCATTGGACCAGATTTGACCCAAGCTCATACCAAGTTCAGCAATAGCGCTATGCTCTTTGCTACCTATAGCCCTAACGACCAAATCTCCGACCAATATGCCAATACCTTGTTGCATTTAAAGGATGACAAAAAGATTTCTGGGCGCATCAAATCCGAAAATGATACGATGGTCGTTTTGATGCCTAATCCGTTCAATGAAAGCTATACTGTAGAAATAGCCAAAGGAGACATCACAAAACAAGAATTATCACCCCTCTCGCCCATGCCGTCCGGCTTGTTGAACCGGCTAAATCCAGAGGAAATAAAAGATTTACTCACTTTTCTACTTGCAGGTGGTGATGAAAACCATAAATTGTATCAACCAAAGTAA
- a CDS encoding tRNA (cytidine(34)-2'-O)-methyltransferase, with protein MPLNIVLIEPEIPNNTGNIGRLALASGSKLHLVKPFGFELTDNKLKRAGLDYWQHISVSIYENQEEFFKVHDQKEMVFFSSHGEKSHWDISYSEDLFLIFGKESVGLPKELLTSENAVVAKIPLKTSQIRSLNLANAVAISVYEGLRQLNN; from the coding sequence ATGCCTTTAAATATTGTCTTAATTGAACCGGAAATTCCAAATAATACCGGAAACATAGGAAGATTAGCCTTAGCATCTGGCTCAAAGCTACATTTGGTAAAACCATTTGGCTTTGAATTAACGGACAACAAACTGAAAAGAGCCGGGCTGGACTATTGGCAACACATTTCCGTATCCATATATGAAAACCAAGAAGAATTCTTTAAAGTACACGACCAAAAAGAAATGGTCTTTTTCTCTTCCCACGGAGAAAAGAGCCATTGGGATATCAGCTATTCAGAAGACTTATTTTTAATCTTCGGGAAAGAATCCGTAGGCTTACCAAAGGAACTCTTAACTTCTGAAAATGCGGTTGTAGCCAAGATTCCATTAAAAACTTCACAAATCAGAAGCTTAAATCTAGCGAATGCTGTAGCCATTTCCGTTTACGAGGGCTTAAGGCAATTAAACAACTAA
- a CDS encoding VF530 family DNA-binding protein, with the protein MQQPNNPLHGIKLSDIMEHLTQNYTWNELAVEININCFKNDPSIKSSLKFLRRTPWARKKVEELYLKSIT; encoded by the coding sequence ATGCAACAGCCCAATAATCCATTACATGGTATAAAACTGTCAGATATAATGGAACACCTTACACAAAATTATACATGGAATGAGCTGGCAGTAGAAATCAATATCAACTGTTTTAAAAATGATCCTTCTATAAAATCGAGCTTAAAATTTCTCAGAAGAACACCATGGGCAAGAAAGAAAGTAGAAGAATTGTATCTAAAATCCATCACGTAG
- a CDS encoding RNA polymerase sigma factor RpoD/SigA, whose translation MRQLKITKQVTNRETASLDKYLQEIGKVDLITADEEVELAQRIKAGDQIALEKLTKANLRFVVSVAKQYQNQGLTLPDLINEGNLGLIKAAQRFDETRGFKFISYAVWWIRQSILQALAEQSRIVRLPLNKIGSINKINKTFAFLEQAHERMPSPEEIAKELDMTVDDVKQSLKNSGRHVSMDAPLIDGEDSNLYDVLRSGESPNPDKELLHESLRTEIERALETLTPREADVIRLYFGLAGQHSMTLEEIGETFDLTRERVRQIKEKAIRRLKHTSRSKILKTYLG comes from the coding sequence ATGAGACAGCTTAAGATTACAAAACAGGTCACCAATAGGGAGACCGCATCTTTGGACAAGTACTTACAAGAAATTGGAAAAGTGGACTTGATCACCGCTGATGAAGAAGTAGAGTTGGCACAACGCATCAAGGCAGGCGACCAGATCGCTCTTGAAAAACTTACAAAAGCCAACCTCAGATTCGTGGTGTCCGTAGCGAAGCAGTACCAAAACCAAGGACTTACTTTACCGGATTTAATTAACGAGGGAAACCTTGGTCTGATTAAAGCTGCACAGCGTTTTGACGAGACGCGGGGATTTAAATTTATATCCTACGCCGTATGGTGGATTCGTCAATCTATATTACAGGCATTAGCAGAACAGTCTAGGATTGTTCGTTTGCCCTTAAACAAAATTGGTTCTATCAATAAAATCAACAAAACTTTTGCCTTTCTAGAGCAAGCGCATGAAAGAATGCCTTCGCCAGAAGAAATTGCGAAGGAGTTGGATATGACCGTTGATGATGTAAAACAATCCTTAAAGAACTCAGGAAGACACGTGTCCATGGATGCGCCTCTTATTGATGGTGAAGATTCTAATCTCTATGATGTATTACGTAGCGGTGAGTCTCCTAACCCAGACAAAGAATTATTACACGAATCCTTAAGAACGGAGATAGAGCGTGCATTAGAAACATTAACACCAAGAGAGGCAGATGTTATTCGTCTATACTTTGGTCTTGCCGGTCAGCATTCAATGACCTTGGAGGAGATTGGCGAAACTTTTGACCTTACTAGGGAAAGAGTACGTCAAATAAAAGAAAAAGCGATCCGTAGATTAAAGCACACTTCAAGAAGTAAAATCTTGAAAACTTATCTAGGATAG
- a CDS encoding polyribonucleotide nucleotidyltransferase, which translates to MIPKVFREVIDLGDGREISIETGKLAKQAHGSVVVQSGKCMLLCTVVSNYKQSDVDFLPLTVDYREKFAAAGRYPGGFFKREARPSDGEVLTMRLVDRVLRPLFPKDYHSETQVMIQLMSHDEDVMPDAMAGLAASAAIQLSDFPFECAISEARVGRVNGEFVINPTRAQLAESDIDMMIGASADSVMMVEGEMDEISEEEMTEAIKFAHEAIKVQCAAQVKLAEAFGKKEVREYEGEREDADLAKKIHDMAYDKVYAIAKAGSAKHERSAAFSEIKDEIKASFSEEEQEDFGALISKYYYKAEKAAVRDLTLNEGLRLDGRKTDEIRPIWCEIDYLPSTHGSAIFTRGETQALATVTLGTSRDANKIDMPSHEGEENFYLHYNFPPFSTGEARPIRGTSRREVGHGNLAQRALKGMVPDDCPYTVRVVSEVLESNGSSSMATVCSGTMAMMDAGVQLKKPVSGIAMGLISDVDSGKYAVLSDILGDEDHLGDMDFKVTGTADGITACQMDIKVKGLSYEILVNALQQARAGRLHILEKLTDTIAEPAADVKPHSPKMVTRTIPNEFIGALIGPGGKVIQELQKETGTTIVINEDPVTEEGIVEILGTDQNGIDAVLSKIDSLMFKPQMNESYKVKVIKMLDFGAVVEYLDAPGNETLLHVSELAWERTENVTDVVNMGDEFEVKYLGTDPRTRKEKVSRKALLPKPEGYVERPPRSNDRNRGGRDDRRGGRDNRDRKPRRD; encoded by the coding sequence ATGATTCCAAAAGTATTTAGAGAGGTCATAGACCTTGGAGACGGTAGGGAAATTTCTATCGAAACCGGAAAATTAGCAAAACAAGCCCATGGCTCTGTGGTTGTTCAATCCGGAAAATGTATGTTATTATGTACGGTAGTTTCTAACTACAAACAAAGTGATGTAGATTTTCTTCCACTAACCGTAGATTACCGTGAAAAATTCGCTGCTGCAGGGCGTTACCCCGGAGGTTTTTTCAAAAGAGAAGCCAGACCAAGTGACGGCGAAGTATTAACCATGCGATTGGTGGATCGTGTTTTACGTCCGCTTTTCCCAAAAGATTATCACTCTGAAACACAGGTGATGATTCAATTAATGTCTCATGACGAAGATGTTATGCCAGATGCAATGGCAGGTTTAGCTGCATCCGCGGCTATTCAGTTATCCGATTTTCCTTTCGAATGTGCTATTTCAGAAGCACGAGTAGGGCGTGTAAACGGCGAATTCGTCATTAACCCGACTAGAGCGCAATTAGCCGAATCTGATATTGACATGATGATCGGTGCTTCTGCTGATTCTGTTATGATGGTTGAAGGTGAAATGGATGAAATTTCCGAAGAGGAAATGACAGAGGCTATCAAATTTGCCCATGAAGCAATTAAAGTACAATGTGCAGCACAAGTTAAACTGGCTGAAGCTTTCGGCAAGAAAGAAGTACGTGAATATGAAGGCGAAAGGGAAGATGCTGATTTAGCTAAAAAAATTCATGATATGGCATATGACAAAGTGTATGCTATAGCAAAAGCTGGTTCTGCCAAGCATGAAAGAAGCGCTGCCTTTAGCGAGATAAAAGATGAGATTAAAGCTTCTTTTTCTGAGGAAGAACAAGAGGATTTTGGCGCTCTCATTTCTAAATACTACTATAAAGCTGAAAAAGCTGCGGTTCGTGACCTTACTTTAAACGAAGGTCTGCGTTTAGATGGTCGTAAGACCGATGAGATTCGCCCAATCTGGTGTGAAATCGATTACTTACCATCAACGCACGGTTCTGCCATCTTTACCCGTGGTGAAACGCAAGCATTGGCAACAGTAACTTTAGGTACCTCTAGAGATGCCAATAAAATAGATATGCCATCTCATGAAGGCGAGGAGAATTTCTATCTACACTATAACTTCCCTCCTTTCTCTACTGGTGAGGCAAGACCTATTCGTGGAACATCCCGTAGAGAAGTTGGTCATGGTAATCTAGCGCAACGTGCATTAAAAGGAATGGTTCCTGATGATTGTCCATATACCGTTCGTGTAGTTTCAGAGGTATTAGAATCTAACGGTTCTTCTTCTATGGCTACCGTTTGTTCGGGTACAATGGCCATGATGGATGCAGGTGTTCAATTGAAAAAGCCAGTTTCCGGTATCGCCATGGGACTAATTTCCGATGTAGATTCAGGTAAATATGCCGTTCTTTCGGATATCTTGGGTGATGAAGATCACTTGGGAGATATGGACTTTAAAGTAACTGGTACCGCAGATGGTATCACGGCTTGCCAAATGGATATCAAGGTCAAAGGATTGTCCTACGAGATTTTGGTAAATGCACTACAACAAGCTAGAGCAGGTCGTTTACATATTTTAGAGAAATTAACGGATACGATTGCTGAACCTGCAGCTGATGTGAAACCACATTCTCCGAAAATGGTTACCCGTACTATTCCTAATGAATTTATTGGTGCACTTATTGGACCGGGTGGAAAAGTGATTCAAGAACTTCAAAAAGAAACGGGAACAACTATCGTTATAAACGAAGACCCTGTTACGGAAGAAGGTATTGTTGAAATATTAGGAACGGACCAAAATGGTATCGATGCTGTGCTTAGTAAGATAGATTCTTTGATGTTTAAACCTCAAATGAACGAATCTTATAAAGTAAAAGTGATCAAGATGTTAGATTTTGGTGCCGTTGTGGAATATCTTGATGCTCCAGGCAACGAGACTTTATTACACGTATCGGAATTGGCATGGGAACGTACGGAAAATGTTACCGATGTCGTAAACATGGGAGATGAGTTTGAAGTGAAGTATTTAGGTACGGACCCTAGAACACGTAAGGAAAAAGTTTCGCGTAAGGCACTTTTACCAAAACCGGAAGGTTACGTAGAAAGACCACCAAGAAGCAATGATAGAAATCGTGGTGGACGAGATGACAGACGCGGAGGTAGAGATAACCGTGACCGCAAACCAAGAAGGGATTAA
- the rpsO gene encoding 30S ribosomal protein S15 — translation MYLTKEVKAEIFKKHGGKAENTGSTEGQIALFTHRINHLTGHLKKNHKDYNTERSLVKLVGKRRSLLDYMIKKDIVKYRELIKELGIRK, via the coding sequence ATGTATTTAACAAAAGAAGTAAAAGCCGAGATTTTTAAGAAACACGGCGGAAAAGCAGAGAACACAGGCTCTACCGAAGGTCAGATTGCTTTGTTCACACATCGTATTAATCACCTAACCGGTCACTTAAAAAAGAATCACAAAGATTACAACACGGAGCGTTCTTTGGTAAAACTGGTAGGTAAAAGAAGAAGTCTGCTAGATTATATGATAAAGAAAGACATTGTAAAATACAGAGAGCTTATTAAAGAGCTTGGTATTAGAAAATAA
- the accD gene encoding acetyl-CoA carboxylase, carboxyltransferase subunit beta, with protein sequence MTAWFKRKEKGIQTTTEEKKDTPKGLWYKSPTGKIVESEDLAKNFYVSPEDDYHVRIGSKEYFEILFDDNTFTELDAKLNSKDPLKFEDTKKYGERLKAAQKKTGLKDAVRTGFGKSLGKNVVICCMDFSFIGGSMGSVVGEKIARGIDHAIKKKVPFIMISKSGGARMMEAALSLMQLAKTSVKLAQLAEAGLPYISLCTDPTTGGTTASYAMLGDINIAEPGALIGFAGPRIVKDTTGKDLPEGFQSSEFLLEHGFLDFITHRRDLKTKINLYIDLIQNNPVRS encoded by the coding sequence ATGACGGCTTGGTTTAAAAGAAAGGAAAAAGGAATTCAGACTACCACCGAGGAAAAGAAAGACACACCGAAAGGACTTTGGTACAAGTCTCCTACGGGTAAAATTGTGGAATCCGAAGATTTAGCGAAGAATTTTTACGTGAGTCCAGAGGATGATTACCACGTAAGAATTGGCAGCAAAGAGTATTTTGAAATCCTTTTTGACGATAATACGTTTACCGAGTTAGATGCAAAGCTAAATTCCAAAGACCCGTTAAAATTCGAGGACACCAAAAAATATGGAGAGCGGTTAAAAGCGGCTCAGAAAAAAACAGGTCTTAAAGATGCCGTAAGAACAGGCTTCGGAAAATCCTTGGGTAAAAATGTTGTAATCTGTTGTATGGACTTTAGTTTTATCGGGGGATCAATGGGAAGTGTCGTTGGTGAAAAAATTGCTCGCGGAATCGACCACGCCATCAAAAAGAAAGTTCCTTTTATAATGATTTCCAAATCAGGGGGAGCACGTATGATGGAAGCAGCGTTATCATTGATGCAACTGGCCAAGACATCTGTTAAACTGGCGCAACTCGCGGAAGCTGGCTTACCTTATATTTCATTATGTACCGACCCAACCACGGGAGGTACAACGGCTTCATATGCTATGCTGGGAGATATTAATATTGCGGAACCTGGAGCGCTCATAGGGTTTGCAGGACCTCGAATCGTGAAGGATACTACCGGAAAGGATTTACCGGAAGGCTTTCAATCTTCCGAATTTTTACTGGAACACGGATTCTTGGATTTCATTACGCACAGGCGGGACTTAAAAACCAAGATAAATCTTTATATCGATTTAATACAGAACAACCCAGTGAGATCTTAA
- the fbaA gene encoding class II fructose-bisphosphate aldolase — MAHNIKPGVATGDQVQEIFKYAKEKAFALPAVNVIGSNTINGVLETAASLNAPVIIQFSNGGAQFNAGKGLSNDGQNAAIQGAVAGAKHVHQLAEAYGATVILHTDHCAKKLLPWIDGLLDASEKHFSETGKSLFSSHMIDLSEEPLEENIEICKGYLERMSKMEMTLEIELGITGGEEDGVDNSDVDDSKLYTQPEEVAYAYEELSKVSHRFTIAAAFGNVHGVYKPGNVKLTPKILKNSQEFVSEKYGVGHNHIDFVFHGGSGSTVEEIREGISYGVIKMNIDTDLQYAFLSGVRDYVQDNKDYLQAQIGNPKGSDEPNKKFYDPRVWLRKGETAFIDRLKKAFEDLNNVNTL, encoded by the coding sequence ATGGCTCATAATATTAAACCGGGCGTTGCGACCGGAGATCAAGTTCAGGAAATTTTCAAATACGCTAAAGAAAAAGCATTTGCGTTACCTGCTGTAAACGTAATAGGCTCAAACACCATAAACGGAGTGCTTGAAACCGCAGCAAGTCTTAATGCCCCGGTAATCATCCAATTTTCCAATGGTGGTGCTCAATTCAATGCTGGTAAAGGACTTTCTAACGACGGACAAAATGCGGCCATACAAGGCGCGGTAGCGGGAGCAAAGCACGTTCATCAATTAGCGGAGGCTTACGGCGCTACGGTTATTTTGCATACTGACCATTGCGCAAAAAAATTACTACCCTGGATAGACGGTTTGTTAGATGCCAGTGAAAAACATTTTTCAGAGACCGGCAAATCCTTATTCAGCTCACACATGATAGACCTTTCAGAGGAGCCTTTGGAAGAGAACATTGAAATATGCAAAGGTTATTTAGAGCGTATGAGCAAAATGGAGATGACCCTAGAAATTGAACTTGGTATAACAGGTGGTGAAGAGGATGGGGTAGACAATTCCGATGTAGACGATTCTAAGCTATACACACAGCCAGAGGAAGTGGCCTATGCCTACGAAGAGCTTTCTAAAGTGAGTCATAGATTTACCATTGCAGCTGCTTTCGGTAACGTACATGGCGTTTACAAACCAGGAAACGTAAAGCTTACGCCAAAAATTTTAAAGAACTCACAAGAGTTTGTTTCCGAGAAATACGGTGTTGGGCATAACCATATCGATTTTGTATTCCACGGTGGTTCAGGTTCTACGGTAGAGGAAATCAGGGAAGGTATCAGCTATGGCGTTATAAAAATGAACATCGATACCGATTTACAATATGCATTCCTTTCTGGTGTAAGGGATTATGTTCAGGACAATAAAGATTATCTACAGGCACAAATAGGGAACCCAAAAGGTTCCGATGAGCCCAATAAAAAATTCTACGACCCAAGAGTTTGGTTAAGAAAAGGAGAAACTGCTTTTATAGACCGACTAAAGAAAGCCTTTGAAGATCTTAATAACGTAAACACATTATAA